A genomic window from Fusarium verticillioides 7600 chromosome 5, whole genome shotgun sequence includes:
- a CDS encoding glycosylphosphatidylinositol anchor biosynthesis protein 11 yields the protein MPLVDPVAMSTTLVKSGTAAQQPAPKAAVPAIPLVNSPAALPASVAHQLLLAGLFYWRFDALVADPVSTLQTGLPVVAAIQAVYLILSLPPAGSSGSSKKPRPGEKKKSDGREAKAIPTAVISLLLALILTPVLHLLLVLFGAPFLTHVPHTFLCCAHIAVLAIYPVFYVRGSDPVPLQAVVGVSAPFDQTFGGFVGTVVGAWLGAVPIPLDWDREWQKWPVTIVVGAYIGYIVGSQILGTVFFGKRWEVTPEIKEE from the exons ATGCCACTTGTCGACCCCGTCGCCATGTCGACAACACTTGTCAAGAGCGGGACCGCCGCCCAACAACCCGCGCCCAAGGCCGCCGTGCCCGCGATTCCGCTTGTAAATTCCCCTGCAGCTTTGCCCGCATCAGTCGCTCATCAGCTGTTGCTCGCTGGCCTGTTCTACTGGCGCTTCGATGCCCTGGTGGCTGATCCCGTTTCGACTCTTCAGACTGGCCTCCCAGTTGTTGCTGCCATTCAGGCTGTCTATCTTATACTGAGTCTTCCACCAGCGGGATCCTCGGGCTCCTCGAAGAAGCCTCGTCctggtgagaagaagaagtcggaTGGACGGGAGGCAAAGGCTATTCCT ACCGCCGTTATTTCATTGCTCCTAGCTCTAATCCTGACGCCggttcttcatctcctccttgtcctctttGGCGCGCCATTCCTTACACACGTTCCTCATACATTCTTGTGCTGCGCACATATCGCCGTCCTCGCGATTTATCCTGTCTTCTACGTTCGTGGTTCCGACCCCGTGCCTCTCCAGGCTGTGGTGGGTGTATCAGCTCCTTTTGACCAGACATTTGGCGGCTTTGTTGGAACAGTGGTTGGGGCCTGGCTTGGAGCTGTTCCCATTCCTCTCGACTGGGATCGCGAGTGGCAGAAGTGGCCCGTCACCATTGTTGTCGGTGCTTACATTGGATATATCGTTGGATCTCAGATCTTGGGAACCGTTTTCTTTGGAAAGCGGTGGGAAGTCACTCCTGAAATCAAGGAGGAATAA